One Candidatus Binatia bacterium DNA window includes the following coding sequences:
- the rpoA gene encoding DNA-directed RNA polymerase subunit alpha, translating into MQPQRNWRDLIKPARLELDQRTASRTYGKFVGEPFERGFGITIGNSLRRILLSSLQGAAITAVRFEGVLHEFSTIPGVREDVTDIVLNLKEVRLRLHEGLQEVGRIDAKGECEVKAGDIQVSPSVEILNPEQHIATLAKDASLRAELTIKVGRGYVPAERNKDEGAPIGTIPIDAVFSPIRKVNYTVTNARVGQRTDYDRLTLEVWTDGSVRPEDAVAYAARILQDQLSIFINFEEEPEPVSVPEEQKPTLNENLFRPVAELELSVRAANCLQNADIKYIGELVQKTEAEMLKTKNFGRKSLNEIKEILREMGLDFGMKLENFPSREELDQRWARQRDDL; encoded by the coding sequence ATGCAACCACAGAGGAATTGGCGAGATCTCATCAAGCCGGCACGGCTCGAACTCGACCAGCGAACGGCGAGCCGGACGTACGGCAAGTTCGTAGGAGAACCGTTCGAGCGAGGTTTCGGGATCACGATCGGGAACTCTCTGCGCAGGATCCTCCTGTCCTCCCTCCAAGGCGCGGCCATCACGGCGGTGCGCTTCGAGGGGGTGCTGCACGAGTTTTCCACGATCCCCGGCGTGCGCGAGGACGTCACCGACATCGTTCTCAACCTGAAGGAGGTGCGACTGCGGCTCCACGAGGGGCTGCAGGAAGTCGGGAGGATCGACGCGAAGGGAGAATGCGAGGTGAAGGCGGGGGACATCCAGGTGAGCCCTTCCGTCGAGATCCTGAACCCCGAGCAACACATCGCGACGCTCGCGAAGGACGCGTCGCTCCGGGCCGAGCTCACGATCAAAGTCGGGAGGGGGTACGTCCCGGCGGAACGGAACAAGGACGAGGGGGCACCCATCGGCACGATCCCGATCGACGCCGTGTTCTCACCGATCCGCAAGGTGAACTACACCGTGACGAACGCCCGAGTCGGACAGCGGACCGACTACGACCGTCTGACTCTCGAGGTTTGGACGGACGGCAGCGTGCGACCGGAGGACGCCGTCGCTTACGCAGCGCGCATCCTCCAGGACCAGCTTTCGATTTTCATCAACTTCGAGGAGGAGCCGGAGCCGGTTTCGGTTCCCGAGGAGCAGAAGCCCACCCTCAACGAGAATCTCTTCCGGCCGGTCGCCGAGCTCGAGCTTTCCGTCCGGGCGGCGAACTGCCTGCAGAATGCGGACATCAAGTACATCGGCGAGCTGGTGCAGAAAACCGAGGCCGAGATGCTCAAGACGAAGAACTTCGGCCGGAAATCCCTGAACGAGATCAAGGAGATCCTGCGGGAGATGGGGCTCGATTTCGGGATGAAGCTCGAGAACTTCCCGTCGCGAGAAGAGCTCGACCAGAGGTGGGCCCGCCAGCGAGACGATCTGTGA
- the rpsD gene encoding 30S ribosomal protein S4, which translates to MARYRGSVCRLCRREGLKLFLKGDRCFTDKCAIERRNYPPGVHGQRRTKFSEYALQLREKQKIKRIYGVLERQFRRYFREAERLRGVTGENLLVLLERRLDNMVYRMGFATSRAEARQLVRHGHFLVNGRKVDIPSYLLEPGDVVSVREKSRTIARIQDAMAQAERRGIPDWIEVQREAFSARLKHLPTRADLTEPVNERLVVELYSK; encoded by the coding sequence GTGGCACGGTATCGGGGATCGGTTTGCCGGCTTTGCCGGCGCGAGGGATTGAAGCTCTTTCTGAAAGGGGATCGCTGCTTCACGGACAAGTGCGCGATCGAACGGAGGAACTACCCGCCCGGTGTCCACGGGCAGAGGCGGACCAAGTTCTCGGAGTACGCGCTCCAGCTCCGCGAGAAACAAAAAATCAAGCGTATCTACGGCGTGCTCGAGCGGCAGTTCCGGCGGTACTTCCGCGAAGCCGAACGTTTGCGGGGCGTGACGGGGGAAAACCTGCTCGTGCTCCTCGAGCGGCGGCTCGACAACATGGTGTACCGGATGGGATTCGCCACCTCCAGGGCGGAAGCGAGGCAGCTCGTGCGGCACGGGCACTTCCTGGTGAACGGACGGAAGGTGGACATCCCGTCCTATCTTCTCGAGCCGGGCGACGTCGTCTCGGTTCGAGAGAAGTCCCGCACCATCGCCAGGATCCAGGACGCGATGGCGCAGGCCGAGCGGCGGGGGATCCCCGACTGGATCGAGGTGCAACGGGAAGCGTTTTCGGCCCGTCTCAAGCACCTTCCCACGCGGGCGGATCTCACGGAGCCCGTCAACGAACGGCTCGTTGTCGAGCTCTACTCGAAGTGA